The following coding sequences lie in one Apium graveolens cultivar Ventura chromosome 3, ASM990537v1, whole genome shotgun sequence genomic window:
- the LOC141715031 gene encoding uncharacterized protein LOC141715031, whose amino-acid sequence MNFITGLPKSKGKEVIWVVVDRFSRYSHFIALTHPITAKSLAMEFFDQIYRIHGLPETIVVYGSKPRHLAWQDKGDSNIHSLETLLAERQLQWARLRELLEVAQAKLKSYADTRRSEMQFQKGDWVYLKLQPYKQVYVVIRRNLKLAAKFYGPYEIVEKVGSVAYKLALPVTSRIHPVFHVSQLKKDYWSKCLLESGDGAKLVRDAFQLAKEKSPCIIFIDAIGTKRFDSEVNGDREVQRTMLELLNQLDGFGSDDI is encoded by the exons ATGAATTTTATTACTGGGTTACCAAAATCTAAAGGCAAGGAGGTGATTTGGGTAGTGGTTGATAGATTCAGCAGGTATAGCCACTTTATAGCATTAACTCACCCCATAACTGCTAAAAGTTTGGCAATGGAGTTTTTTGACCAAATTTACAGGATTCATGGGTTACCAGAGACTATA GTGGTGTATGGGAGCAAACCAAGGCACTTGGCTTGGCAGGACAAGGGGGATTCCAACATTCATAGCTTGGAAACATTGTTAGCTGAAAGACAACTACAATGGGCAAGACTAAGAGAGCTGCTAGAGGTTGCACAGGCAAAGTTAAAATCATATGCTGATACTAGGAGGTCTGAAATGCAATTTCAGAAAGGTGACTGGGTATACCTCAAGTTACAGCCATATAAACAAGTTTATGTAGTTATCAGAAGAAACTTGAAGTTGGCTGCTAAATTTTATGGGCCATATGAAATTGTAGAGAAAGTGGGGTCTGTGGCTTACAAATTAGCTCTGCCCGTGACTTCAAGAATACATCCGGTTTTTCATGTTTCACAATTGAAGAAGGACTATTGGTCAAA ATGTTTATTGGAGTCTGGAGATGGTGCAAAACTTGTTCGTGATGCATTTCAACTTGCTAAAGAAAAATCCCCTTGCATCATATTCATTGATGCTATTGGGACAAAACGGTTTGACAG TGAAGTTAATGGGGATAGAGAGGTGCAGCGCACAATGCTTGAACTGCTCAATCAGCTTGATGGTTTCGGTAGTGATGATATATAA
- the LOC141713351 gene encoding KH domain-containing protein At5g56140-like, giving the protein MSSGRYMAYSPSAPHSPHIGALRSAASALVEQEKYLSELIHERQKLSPFMPVLPNCYRLLNQEILRVTTLLGNASVLEQSGIEHASPLASGGMYSSGGANVNRWSSPFPSEISGLQPSPSPSWLGSQSSSSGLIVKRTIRVDIPVDHYPNFNFVGRLLGPRGNSLKRVEANTDCRVLIRGRGSIKDPVKEEIMRGKPGYEHLNEPLHILVEAELPVEIIDTRLMQAREILEDLLKPVDESQDFYKKQQLRELALINGTLRDESSQMSGSVSPFNSSLGMKRAKTRV; this is encoded by the exons ATGTCGTCCGGCAGGTACATGGCGTACTCACCTTCCGCTCCTCACTCGCCGCACATCGGTGCTCTTCGCTCCGCCGCTTCTGCTCTCGTCGAGCAGGAAAA GTATCTCTCCGAGCTGATTCATGAACGGCAGAAACTTAGTCCATTCATGCCAGTTCTACCAAATTGCTACCGTCTCCTGAACCAGG AAATTTTGCGTGTAACCACACTGTTGGGGAATGCTTCAGTTTTAGAACAAAGTGGGATTGAACATGCCAGCCCCCTGGCTTCAGGAGGAATGTATTCTAGTGGAGGAGCCAATGTGAACAGATGGTCATCACCATTCCCATCAGAA ATATCTGGTCTACAGCCATCACCTTCACCGAGCTGGCTTGGTTCTCAAAGTAGTTCATCTGGTCTTATAGTGAAAAGAACGATCAGGGTAGATATACCCGTGGACCACTATCCCAAT TTCAACTTTGTTGGGCGACTACTTGGGCCGAGAGGGAACTCTCTTAAGCGTGTGGAAGCAAATACAGACTGCCGTGTTTTGATCAGGGGACGCGGCAGCATCAAGGATCCAGTCAAG GAGGAGATAATGAGAGGGAAACCTGGGTACGAGCACCTTAATGAACCTCTCCACATACTAGTTGAGGCTGAATTACCAGTTGAGATAATTGATACTCGTCTTATGCAAGCACGTGAGATACTTGAAGATTTGCTCAAGCCTGTG GATGAATCTCAGGATTTCTATAAAAAACAACAGCTACGGGAGCTTGCATTGATCAATGGTACACTTCGTGATGAAAGTTCTCAAATGTCTGGTTCCGTATCCCCCTTCAATAGCAGCCTAGGGATGAAGAGGGCAAAGACCAGGGTGTGA